The DNA segment CGACCGGGTCGACGAGATCTGGACTGGGCAGTTGAAGGCCGCGGCCGCAGCAGCCGGAACCGAGCCGCGAGAGCAACTCGTCGGCCTGTTCGACGCATTGACCAGCGCCTGCCGCCGACCCGGGTACCGGGGTTGCGCATTCATCAACGCGGCTGCCGAGGCTCCCCCGGGGACGCCCGTCCACGACCGTACCGTTGCGCACAAGCAGAGGATCCTGGCCTGGGTCACGGACCTGGCGCGCGAGGCTGGTGCCGCAGACCCGCAGCAACTGGCCCGGGCCCTGACCCTGCTGCTCGACGGCGGCCTGGCCAGCGGCGCGCTTGACGGAGGTCCGGAGAGCGCGGTCGCGGCCAGGGCGACAGCCAAGGCACTGGTCGGCGCCGGGACGTCTGGTTGAAGCGGGCCCCGTCGCGGGCACACGGCTGATCTGCCCGGACGGGGGTTTGTTGCCCATCGCCGGCAGTTCTACACTCGCCGTGTCCTCCGGGAGGTTCCCATGTTCCCCATGCACCGTCTCGTCCCCTTCGCCGCTGCCGGCCTCGCCGCTTCCCTGATGGCTGTGGCCCCTGCTTCGGGTGACGTCATCAGCGGGCACTCCGGCGGCTGGTCGTTCCGCGGGGCGGTGAAGGGTCTGGTCACGGTCACGCAGAACGACGCTGACGTCACGCTCGCCTTCAACCTGTTCGGACTGCGCGCGAACACCAAGTACCGGCTGGTCGCCAGCAGCAGGAGGTGCGGCGCGAGCGGCGGGCGCATGTTCGCGCGGGCGTTCACATCTGACCCCCGCGGCACATCGTGGGACCCCGTCACATTCCGCGCCGACGCGAGCCGGATCAAGTCCTTCTCCCTGCGCGAGCGCAAGTCCGGGACGACTGTGGCCTGCTCCGGCAAGGCCGCGATCCACGTGGGAGCGGACAACACCGGCATAAAGGTCGCCCGACCCAAGGCCGTGGTCATGACCTCCGAAGCCAACGCGCTATGGGTGCTCATGACATCGGTCACGGGCCTCGAGCCGAACACCAGGTACCGCGCCGCGGCTCTGCCCGGCGGCTGCGTTCCAGGTGCGAAGCCGCTGTTCACTCACGGGTTCCGATCGAACGCGCAAGGCAATGCCCTCGTGCGCGCGCAGCGGGATGCTACTGCGGCCTCGCCCATCAGTTCGGTCGCTGTCGTGGAGCGA comes from the Micrococcales bacterium genome and includes:
- a CDS encoding TetR/AcrR family transcriptional regulator, with the translated sequence MTTTVAPTARDRILDTAFRLFYAKGLRAVGVDTIIAESGVAKATFYRHFPAKEDLIVAYLDRVDEIWTGQLKAAAAAAGTEPREQLVGLFDALTSACRRPGYRGCAFINAAAEAPPGTPVHDRTVAHKQRILAWVTDLAREAGAADPQQLARALTLLLDGGLASGALDGGPESAVAARATAKALVGAGTSG